From the genome of Candidatus Poribacteria bacterium, one region includes:
- a CDS encoding phytanoyl-CoA dioxygenase family protein, protein MPILTQAHRDYFDEYGYMVIENAVPTELCEPVVDAIFAFLEMDPSDPDGWYQAPHKPGAGMVEMYFHQAMWNVYQHPPIHQIYSEVYGTERIWVHIDRVNMKPPKHPDYPEWDHKGMYHWDADTSKLPVGFSTQGVLFLRDTADNQGSFVCWPGAHKSLIDEENPWVPELTPEIYREKFIQVPAKAGSLLIWHVALPHGNGRNTSDKPRLAQYMNYYRAPNPMNEERQQERITLWQERRALGRGPYPGDPRGWEAKNYGAPELTPLGRKLLGLDLWD, encoded by the coding sequence ATGCCCATATTAACACAAGCACATCGCGACTATTTTGATGAGTACGGATATATGGTGATTGAAAATGCCGTTCCTACTGAACTGTGTGAACCAGTCGTTGACGCAATTTTTGCATTTTTAGAGATGGACCCTTCAGATCCAGACGGCTGGTATCAAGCACCTCACAAACCCGGCGCAGGTATGGTGGAGATGTATTTTCACCAAGCGATGTGGAACGTATATCAACACCCACCCATCCACCAGATTTATAGTGAGGTTTATGGCACAGAGCGGATTTGGGTTCACATTGATAGAGTCAACATGAAACCGCCTAAACATCCCGACTACCCTGAGTGGGACCATAAGGGCATGTATCATTGGGATGCGGACACCTCAAAGTTACCCGTTGGGTTTAGTACACAAGGCGTTTTGTTTCTCAGAGACACAGCCGACAATCAGGGGTCTTTCGTCTGTTGGCCCGGTGCGCATAAGTCGCTGATTGATGAAGAAAACCCATGGGTGCCAGAACTTACGCCGGAAATATATAGGGAAAAATTCATACAGGTGCCAGCGAAGGCGGGTTCATTGCTTATATGGCATGTCGCGCTTCCGCACGGTAATGGTCGCAATACTTCCGACAAACCACGGTTGGCACAATACATGAACTATTATCGCGCGCCTAATCCTATGAATGAAGAACGGCAGCAAGAACGCATTACATTATGGCAGGAGCGCAGAGCATTAGGACGTGGACCCTATCCCGGTGATCCGAGGGGATGGGAAGCCAAGAACTATGGGGCACCAGAACTGACACCGTTGGGACGGAAATTATTAGGGCTTGATTTGTGGGATTAA
- a CDS encoding TetR/AcrR family transcriptional regulator, with amino-acid sequence MQQQILSAARELFVNEGYENVSMRKIANKIEYSPTTIYLYFTDKADLLDSVCKETLLNLLNTLEQLKSNISDPVETLRKSGRAYVEFGLKYPQDYKLTFVIRPQFQKGLGLEEGSVGEKVFDYLREMVSECIRQQVFRQVDVETTGQVMWSAVHGVTLLLIDFPDFPWTEKDKLIDTVIHTTIEGLKA; translated from the coding sequence TTGCAACAACAAATTCTTTCTGCGGCGCGAGAGTTGTTTGTCAATGAAGGCTATGAGAACGTCTCCATGCGAAAGATTGCCAACAAGATCGAATATTCACCAACGACGATCTATCTCTATTTTACGGACAAAGCAGATCTTTTAGATTCCGTTTGCAAGGAGACACTCCTGAACCTGCTAAACACGCTTGAGCAGCTAAAAAGTAATATAAGCGATCCGGTCGAGACGCTGAGAAAAAGTGGGCGAGCATACGTCGAGTTCGGTCTGAAATATCCACAAGATTATAAACTCACGTTTGTTATCCGTCCGCAGTTCCAGAAGGGGTTAGGTCTGGAAGAGGGATCGGTTGGCGAAAAAGTGTTTGATTATTTGCGTGAAATGGTTTCTGAATGCATTCGGCAGCAGGTATTTCGCCAAGTAGATGTCGAGACTACCGGTCAGGTCATGTGGTCAGCGGTTCACGGTGTCACACTGCTCCTAATTGATTTTCCCGATTTTCCTTGGACAGAGAAAGATAAATTAATTGACACGGTAATTCACACAACAATTGAGGGTTTAAAGGCATAG
- a CDS encoding RNA chaperone Hfq, whose amino-acid sequence MKTQQQLTSMAEKQSIHNPYSEQYLLTRTFQTDQSLVRLITYDGIRDERVRKVTQYNLLLAGASPLPKLEVLLVFSVENARRFSPYLQIHEGVKDLGLKAVKKIAERRLVDMRVAVGDAVAITLRNAIAVRGICQGFSKYNMVLDIRGELLLVYKHGIYTFEKNPY is encoded by the coding sequence ATGAAAACACAACAACAACTCACATCCATGGCAGAAAAACAGAGCATCCATAACCCGTATTCAGAACAATACCTTTTGACGCGAACCTTTCAAACCGATCAGTCGCTTGTGAGATTGATAACGTATGACGGTATTCGCGATGAGCGAGTACGAAAAGTTACCCAGTACAATCTTTTGCTCGCTGGCGCGTCGCCACTGCCCAAATTGGAAGTCCTGCTGGTATTCTCGGTGGAAAACGCCAGACGCTTTTCACCGTATCTGCAAATCCACGAAGGTGTCAAAGATTTAGGGTTGAAAGCCGTGAAGAAAATAGCAGAACGCCGGTTGGTGGATATGCGGGTCGCTGTCGGGGATGCAGTCGCGATTACGCTTCGCAACGCCATCGCGGTCCGCGGTATCTGTCAAGGGTTCTCGAAATATAACATGGTACTTGATATACGCGGTGAACTCCTGCTTGTCTATAAGCACGGGATCTACACTTTTGAGAAAAATCCGTATTAG
- a CDS encoding phytanoyl-CoA dioxygenase family protein encodes MTDQEIKTAYERDGYVVVKDIIDNRDLDPIRDFIKAKVDAYSDELYTEGKLSSRYEDESFERRYAAICEELDILPRNWSFGMFGREFYDLYNLPGVLNVLRLLLGSEVSNIGTPALRTKLPRSVITSFPWHQDSQYLDQSTIGKKEKHTAGLHMVTVWVPLVEATVENGCCWVIPGSHRWGLLDGARGTDSNVRMEEDVEARGTPVPIPLEPGGALFMSNLCVHTSKVNTTQKSRWSIDFRYFPTPDRADLTVEQREAAEFVKDKALTGGRVPLVVLTEGHKPTWEEWETQVSAQQARRSG; translated from the coding sequence ATGACAGACCAAGAAATCAAAACCGCTTATGAGCGTGACGGGTATGTGGTGGTCAAAGACATTATTGATAACCGAGATTTAGATCCCATCCGTGACTTCATCAAGGCAAAAGTTGATGCCTATAGCGATGAATTGTATACGGAAGGTAAACTATCGTCGCGCTACGAGGACGAATCGTTTGAACGACGCTATGCCGCGATCTGTGAAGAGTTAGATATCCTGCCTCGCAACTGGTCTTTTGGTATGTTCGGACGCGAATTTTATGACCTCTACAACCTCCCCGGTGTTCTCAATGTGCTCCGCCTTCTCTTGGGTTCTGAAGTCTCGAATATCGGTACGCCAGCGTTACGGACAAAACTTCCCAGAAGCGTGATTACCTCGTTTCCGTGGCATCAAGACAGTCAATATCTCGACCAATCAACCATCGGAAAGAAGGAAAAACACACCGCAGGTCTCCACATGGTTACGGTGTGGGTACCGCTGGTCGAAGCGACAGTTGAAAATGGATGTTGCTGGGTTATTCCCGGCAGTCACCGTTGGGGTTTATTAGACGGTGCGCGTGGCACGGATTCAAACGTCCGAATGGAGGAAGATGTCGAGGCGCGTGGTACACCCGTGCCTATCCCGCTTGAACCCGGTGGTGCCTTGTTCATGTCGAATCTTTGCGTCCATACCAGCAAAGTGAACACAACACAGAAATCCCGATGGAGTATCGACTTCCGCTACTTTCCCACACCCGATCGCGCTGATTTGACTGTCGAGCAGCGTGAAGCTGCCGAATTCGTGAAAGACAAAGCACTGACAGGTGGTAGAGTGCCACTTGTTGTGCTCACTGAAGGGCACAAGCCGACTTGGGAGGAATGGGAAACACAAGTCTCGGCGCAGCAAGCGCGTAGATCGGGTTGA
- a CDS encoding VCBS repeat-containing protein, translating to MEKRNASRKRWISAAECTRHSRRSLLSILAFSVFLSGCSGLFGKGAAPIQHTATEFTFGQHEVVTGTAKHQTVLTGFFLGGDFAELAVVNIDKNKNRHLHIYAFSEGTWVSELDAPLRSKVLFVDVANIGGRDRLITYEQGRLNWFDPDSAVERVLVKVTTNYNATGESGIPYVDISRDVNRDGLDDLVVPDIDGFWIATQLRDGSFTNPIKLGPPDPFLDETALDDTRSYREVGITPLTVHWYLSRIHQIDYDQDGRGDLVFWNADHFDVYRQDARGMFSSAAKTFAVDIPFDTDGAYSIAFDFKDENMFSLMFGFRENTKRRVLHTFQDLNGDNIADLVIHALEGRSLAKQRSLYEVHFGTSTPDGTVFARDVSTTIRPRGTAGGLQPWGYSSQWFQDFDGDGKTDILFKDVKTGLIGMSRAMLGKSIAIDLEFYRIGGDRHSHKPATIRKIRPNLDLFETDKVFFPVLLLGDVNGDGRSDLLVGKNWKELHVFLGVPGPELLARTPQKVAVAMPNNEQNARLVDLNKDNKQDLLIYYPSTTDPHRVALLIAQ from the coding sequence ATGGAAAAGCGAAACGCATCCCGCAAACGCTGGATTTCCGCAGCTGAGTGCACACGACATTCTCGACGAAGTCTGCTCTCTATACTGGCTTTTAGTGTCTTTCTATCGGGATGCTCAGGTCTGTTTGGCAAAGGTGCTGCTCCGATACAGCACACTGCCACGGAATTTACTTTCGGGCAGCACGAGGTTGTCACCGGCACAGCGAAACACCAGACGGTTTTGACAGGGTTTTTTCTTGGTGGAGATTTCGCTGAACTTGCTGTGGTAAATATAGATAAAAATAAGAACCGACACTTGCACATTTACGCGTTCAGTGAGGGCACTTGGGTATCCGAACTTGACGCGCCGCTGCGTTCTAAAGTGTTGTTCGTTGATGTCGCAAACATCGGTGGGCGCGATCGCTTAATCACCTACGAGCAGGGTCGTCTGAACTGGTTTGATCCGGATTCGGCGGTGGAACGTGTATTGGTCAAAGTCACTACGAACTACAACGCGACGGGTGAAAGTGGGATCCCCTATGTTGACATCAGTCGAGACGTAAATCGTGACGGTCTTGACGACTTAGTAGTTCCAGACATTGATGGCTTCTGGATAGCCACGCAATTGCGCGATGGTTCATTCACTAACCCGATAAAACTCGGACCGCCCGACCCCTTTCTCGACGAGACTGCCTTGGACGATACTCGCAGTTACCGCGAGGTAGGGATAACGCCCTTAACTGTCCATTGGTATCTGAGTCGTATCCACCAGATAGACTACGACCAAGATGGACGCGGCGATCTCGTGTTCTGGAACGCGGATCATTTTGACGTTTACCGTCAGGATGCTCGCGGGATGTTTTCCTCGGCGGCGAAAACCTTCGCTGTTGACATCCCATTTGACACTGACGGTGCCTATTCGATCGCTTTTGATTTCAAGGACGAGAATATGTTCTCGCTCATGTTCGGCTTCAGAGAGAACACGAAGCGGCGGGTGCTGCACACGTTCCAAGATCTGAACGGCGACAATATTGCTGATTTGGTGATCCACGCGTTAGAAGGACGAAGTCTTGCGAAACAGCGTAGCCTGTACGAAGTGCATTTCGGCACGTCAACACCGGATGGAACGGTGTTCGCGCGGGATGTCAGTACGACAATTCGACCGCGAGGGACCGCTGGCGGGTTGCAGCCGTGGGGCTATTCGTCGCAGTGGTTCCAAGATTTTGATGGAGATGGTAAGACCGACATTCTTTTCAAGGACGTAAAGACTGGGCTTATTGGGATGAGCCGGGCGATGCTCGGCAAGTCGATTGCAATAGATCTCGAATTCTATCGCATCGGAGGCGATAGGCACTCCCACAAACCCGCTACTATTCGTAAAATCAGGCCGAACTTAGATCTCTTCGAGACAGATAAGGTCTTCTTTCCAGTCCTACTGCTTGGCGATGTGAACGGTGACGGACGCTCAGATTTATTGGTTGGAAAGAACTGGAAAGAGTTGCACGTCTTTCTCGGTGTACCGGGACCAGAACTGTTAGCACGGACACCTCAAAAGGTGGCAGTTGCTATGCCTAACAACGAACAAAACGCTCGACTGGTGGACCTCAATAAGGACAACAAGCAGGACCTCCTTATATATTATCCGTCCACTACTGATCCGCATCGGGTGGCACTGCTGATCGCTCAATGA
- a CDS encoding VCBS repeat-containing protein, producing the protein MKKRNLSNKRFLSAKPGSVAGRIGQFRRNLFSILVFGVLLSGYAGLLGEAVEQTMPATAEFTFEQYEVKIGTAKRKTVLTGFLLDGDFAELAVLHIDENDNQHLRIYAFGDNTWVPKVDTTLRSEVLFVDVANVGGRDRLITYKQGRLNWFDPDSATERPLVVVASNFKPPRSGEIPHVDITRDVNGDARDDLVVPDSDGFWVFIQMSDGTFAEKVKIGPSTEMARIRGADGYRYDPWSQSRVHEIDYDRNGRTDLAFWNEDHFKVHLQNERGLFTSRTKTFTIDVAFDSDRLSLLAAGDMTGRVLHSLADLNGDGVADLVIFKLSGKNISNKHSSYEVHFGAPAPNGGIVFGQDVNIAFESDERIQLGMDRQDFNGDGKVDLMITTIDLEHLHGSLWKSIKGFMGDDVGLGLEFYQMEGDRYPDRPNTTRGIALDGVPSHREPGWVPLDIVLRGATHESRNTEKKYPRAFNTTLRIGDVTGDGHSDLLLADHPRIMVVFVGVPGPEIFAQQPQRVAIAAPNDEEYTWLVDLNKDGVQDILMHHPFTLRDAHGAPRKPPGTEPHRVRILIAQ; encoded by the coding sequence ATGAAAAAGCGAAACCTATCCAACAAACGCTTTCTTTCCGCAAAGCCAGGCTCAGTAGCCGGACGCATAGGGCAGTTCCGACGAAACCTGTTCTCTATACTGGTTTTTGGTGTCCTTCTATCCGGATACGCAGGTCTGCTTGGCGAAGCGGTCGAACAGACGATGCCTGCTACCGCGGAATTCACTTTCGAGCAGTATGAAGTCAAAATCGGTACTGCGAAACGCAAGACGGTTTTGACGGGATTCCTGCTTGATGGTGATTTCGCTGAACTTGCTGTCCTGCACATCGACGAGAACGACAACCAGCATTTGCGCATCTACGCGTTCGGCGACAACACTTGGGTACCGAAAGTCGACACAACGCTGCGTTCTGAAGTGTTGTTTGTTGATGTTGCAAACGTTGGTGGACGCGATCGTTTAATCACCTACAAGCAGGGTCGGTTGAACTGGTTTGATCCCGACTCGGCAACGGAACGCCCATTGGTGGTGGTTGCTTCCAACTTCAAGCCGCCTCGCAGCGGCGAAATCCCGCATGTGGACATCACTCGGGACGTGAATGGAGATGCTCGTGATGACTTGGTGGTGCCGGACTCTGATGGCTTCTGGGTGTTCATTCAGATGAGCGACGGTACGTTCGCCGAGAAGGTGAAGATTGGTCCATCCACCGAAATGGCGAGGATCCGCGGTGCAGATGGATATCGATACGACCCTTGGTCTCAGAGCCGTGTTCACGAAATTGACTACGACAGAAATGGTCGTACTGACTTGGCGTTCTGGAACGAGGACCACTTCAAGGTTCATCTCCAAAACGAGCGAGGCCTGTTTACCTCAAGGACCAAGACCTTCACGATCGATGTGGCATTCGACTCGGACCGGCTCTCCTTACTCGCCGCCGGAGATATGACAGGGAGGGTGCTGCACTCGTTGGCAGACCTGAACGGCGACGGTGTCGCCGACTTGGTGATTTTCAAACTTTCGGGCAAGAATATCTCCAACAAGCACTCCAGTTACGAAGTACATTTCGGCGCGCCAGCACCAAATGGCGGCATTGTGTTCGGACAAGATGTTAACATCGCGTTCGAGTCGGACGAAAGAATCCAGCTTGGGATGGACCGGCAGGACTTCAATGGCGATGGCAAGGTCGATCTGATGATCACAACCATTGATCTTGAGCACCTCCATGGTAGTCTCTGGAAGAGCATCAAGGGGTTCATGGGTGATGATGTCGGGCTGGGTCTCGAATTCTACCAAATGGAAGGAGACCGTTATCCCGACAGACCCAACACCACCCGCGGAATCGCGTTGGATGGTGTGCCGAGCCATCGCGAACCGGGGTGGGTGCCACTGGACATCGTGCTTCGCGGAGCGACGCACGAGAGCCGAAACACTGAAAAGAAGTACCCGCGCGCGTTCAACACGACTTTACGCATCGGGGATGTGACCGGCGACGGTCACTCAGACCTGCTCCTCGCGGATCACCCGCGGATCATGGTCGTCTTTGTCGGTGTGCCGGGACCGGAAATATTCGCTCAGCAGCCTCAGAGAGTGGCGATCGCTGCTCCCAACGATGAGGAGTACACCTGGTTGGTTGACCTCAACAAGGACGGGGTGCAGGATATCCTCATGCATCACCCATTCACGTTACGAGATGCTCACGGTGCCCCGAGAAAGCCTCCCGGAACTGAGCCGCATCGAGTGAGGATACTGATCGCCCAATAA
- a CDS encoding mandelate racemase/muconate lactonizing enzyme family protein yields the protein MKITDVKAMTLKGYKQWNYVQIETDAGLTGIGEAHPGSGIAEIVLQFKNRLVGADPRNIEPLYHRLIGAASNRYAMGLSAIGGIETALWDLLGKSLGVPVYQLLGGKYRDRIRLYADVGHGRGNTPEGWAQRAKEGVADGYQAIKFDIDNSANELKQDAVNRELSTAELQKMTALVAAAREAVGDGIDISIDCHSLFSVHSAMKLAERLEPFDLMFLEDPVPNDNVEAMAKVSSATSVPICTGEFLFRRDGFRELIQTQSCDMLHVDVSGTGGILEAKKIADLADLYYMPFAAHNITSPIGMTATAHVCAAVRNFIVMELPYHADQVDWRWDLAISEEPLMQDNAFVVPEQPGLGVEINADVAREHLMPGSDHFGIS from the coding sequence GTGAAAATTACCGATGTGAAAGCGATGACGCTAAAGGGCTACAAACAGTGGAACTACGTCCAGATTGAAACCGACGCGGGATTGACAGGGATAGGTGAGGCACATCCTGGATCAGGAATCGCTGAGATTGTTCTGCAATTCAAGAACAGACTCGTCGGCGCAGATCCGAGAAACATAGAACCGCTCTACCACCGACTGATTGGTGCGGCGAGCAACCGATATGCAATGGGTCTATCGGCGATCGGCGGGATAGAGACTGCCCTGTGGGATCTGCTCGGCAAAAGTCTGGGTGTACCGGTCTATCAGCTGTTGGGTGGAAAATATCGGGATCGGATTCGACTTTATGCTGACGTTGGACATGGACGCGGAAACACACCAGAAGGTTGGGCACAGCGCGCTAAAGAAGGCGTTGCTGATGGCTACCAAGCAATTAAGTTTGACATTGACAACTCCGCAAACGAACTTAAACAGGATGCAGTCAACCGAGAACTGAGCACAGCAGAATTACAGAAAATGACAGCGTTGGTTGCCGCCGCACGCGAGGCAGTTGGCGATGGCATTGATATTAGCATCGACTGTCATAGTCTATTCAGTGTCCACTCGGCGATGAAACTCGCTGAACGTTTAGAGCCGTTTGATTTGATGTTCTTGGAAGACCCCGTGCCGAACGATAATGTCGAAGCGATGGCGAAGGTAAGTTCTGCAACGTCTGTCCCTATCTGTACGGGTGAATTCCTGTTTCGTCGAGACGGTTTCAGAGAACTGATCCAGACACAATCCTGTGATATGCTCCATGTTGATGTATCTGGCACAGGGGGGATACTTGAGGCGAAAAAGATTGCGGATCTGGCAGACTTGTATTATATGCCGTTTGCGGCGCATAATATCACATCGCCCATCGGGATGACAGCGACAGCACACGTTTGCGCTGCGGTGCGAAACTTCATCGTGATGGAACTTCCATATCACGCCGATCAGGTGGATTGGCGTTGGGATCTCGCAATCTCTGAGGAGCCGCTCATGCAAGATAACGCATTCGTGGTGCCGGAGCAGCCCGGATTGGGTGTCGAAATCAACGCAGATGTCGCGCGGGAACACTTGATGCCTGGATCCGACCACTTCGGTATATCTTAG